A part of Bdellovibrionales bacterium genomic DNA contains:
- a CDS encoding sodium-translocating pyrophosphatase yields MKLTWKPLFLFAVAVFALGSAGLAFGSEADLILPNLDVHFPLMGDLGGTQILVFGILVAVFGIIFGLKEFLCIRSLPVHKSMLEVSNLIYETCKTYLFEQGKLLVVLEACIGVCIIGYFGFLMEVGFERVALILLWSVLGILGSLFVAWFGIRLNTYANSRTSFSSLAGKPYPVMDIPLRAGMSIGVVLICVELVLMILILLLVSPEAAGSCFIGFAIGESLGASALRVCGGIFTKIADIGSDLMKIVFKIKEDDARNPGVIADCVGDNAGDSVGPTADGFETYGVTGVALISFIILAVGMQMSPEGARVLMGEGQTLQAKFIVWIFAMRVLMILTSIGSYWVTMAISKAKYSQAKHFDFEAPLTALVWVTSLLSIGVTYGVSYLMLGQLADELWWKLSTIISCGTLAAAVIPEVTKVFTSSKSKHVAEVVEASKEGGASLNVLSGIVAGNFSAFWKGLVIVALMFVAYLTSTMGLSQFMIHPAVFAFGLVAFGMLGMGPVTIAVDSYGPVTDNAQSVFELSQIEQISGISKEIEKDFGFVPNFEQGKLYLEENDSAGNTFKATAKPVLIGTAVIGATTMIFSIILMLNLKLDLLDPLVLLGLISGGSVVYWFCGASTQAVVTGAYRAVEFIKKNIKLDSSVKKASVGDSKHVVRICTQYAQKGMVNIFGVIFFLTLSFAFFDPTFFASYLISIAVFGLFQAMFMANAGGAWDNAKKMVEVDLKQKGTELHAAAVVGDTVGDPFKDTASVALNPIIKFTTLFGLLAVEIAVKMKGGHGNGSEGVVGATEVSMSSLTTMPTMIALTFLVCGLFFVWRSFYGMRIKGN; encoded by the coding sequence ACCCAGATCTTGGTGTTCGGTATTCTGGTTGCGGTTTTTGGCATCATTTTTGGTCTTAAGGAGTTCCTCTGCATAAGAAGCTTGCCTGTTCACAAATCAATGCTTGAGGTCTCCAATCTAATTTATGAGACCTGCAAAACCTATCTGTTTGAACAGGGAAAGTTACTTGTAGTTCTTGAAGCTTGCATTGGCGTATGCATTATCGGTTATTTCGGTTTTTTGATGGAAGTTGGCTTTGAACGGGTGGCTCTCATTCTTCTTTGGTCGGTTTTGGGGATTCTCGGTTCTCTTTTTGTAGCTTGGTTTGGAATTCGACTTAACACCTACGCAAACAGTCGCACCAGTTTCTCTTCTCTGGCAGGCAAACCCTATCCCGTAATGGATATTCCCCTTCGTGCGGGTATGTCGATCGGGGTCGTATTGATTTGTGTTGAGCTGGTTCTCATGATCCTGATTTTGCTTTTGGTTTCGCCGGAGGCGGCGGGTTCCTGCTTCATTGGATTCGCCATTGGGGAATCTCTTGGTGCCTCAGCTTTGCGTGTTTGCGGAGGGATTTTCACAAAAATCGCAGATATCGGCTCGGATCTGATGAAGATCGTATTCAAGATCAAGGAGGATGACGCAAGAAATCCTGGTGTCATAGCTGATTGTGTGGGCGACAACGCGGGGGACTCAGTAGGCCCAACAGCGGACGGTTTTGAGACTTATGGTGTTACCGGCGTAGCCCTTATTTCCTTTATTATTCTCGCCGTCGGAATGCAAATGAGTCCTGAAGGCGCGCGTGTTCTGATGGGAGAAGGACAGACATTGCAAGCCAAATTTATTGTTTGGATTTTTGCAATGCGGGTTCTCATGATTCTCACATCTATTGGATCATATTGGGTCACTATGGCCATTTCTAAAGCCAAATATTCCCAAGCTAAGCATTTTGATTTTGAAGCCCCCCTAACTGCGCTTGTATGGGTGACTTCGCTCCTTTCAATTGGAGTTACGTATGGGGTGAGCTACTTAATGTTGGGCCAGCTTGCCGACGAACTCTGGTGGAAGCTTTCGACGATCATAAGCTGCGGAACTCTTGCTGCTGCGGTAATACCCGAGGTGACGAAGGTATTTACTTCGTCTAAGTCTAAGCATGTTGCGGAAGTCGTTGAGGCCTCAAAGGAGGGCGGGGCGAGTCTTAACGTACTGAGCGGTATTGTGGCGGGTAATTTTTCAGCTTTTTGGAAAGGTCTTGTGATTGTTGCTTTAATGTTTGTGGCTTATCTGACAAGCACAATGGGACTTTCTCAGTTCATGATCCATCCGGCAGTATTTGCCTTTGGTTTGGTCGCCTTTGGGATGTTGGGAATGGGTCCCGTGACAATTGCGGTGGACTCCTACGGTCCCGTGACTGACAATGCTCAATCTGTATTTGAACTCTCCCAAATTGAACAGATTTCTGGAATTTCCAAAGAGATCGAGAAGGATTTTGGATTCGTACCAAACTTTGAACAGGGCAAGTTGTACCTTGAAGAAAATGATTCAGCAGGAAACACCTTCAAGGCCACTGCCAAGCCTGTATTGATTGGAACTGCCGTCATCGGTGCCACAACCATGATCTTTTCCATTATCCTGATGTTGAATCTCAAACTGGATCTTCTTGATCCTTTGGTTCTCCTTGGTCTGATCAGCGGTGGGTCTGTTGTGTATTGGTTTTGTGGAGCTTCGACCCAGGCGGTTGTTACGGGTGCCTATCGAGCTGTGGAATTTATCAAAAAGAATATTAAGCTTGATAGCAGTGTAAAAAAGGCTTCTGTTGGAGATTCAAAGCACGTCGTCAGGATTTGCACGCAATATGCCCAGAAGGGAATGGTTAATATTTTTGGAGTCATATTTTTTCTCACTCTTAGTTTTGCGTTTTTTGACCCAACCTTCTTTGCAAGTTACTTGATTTCAATTGCCGTATTCGGTCTATTCCAGGCGATGTTCATGGCTAATGCCGGTGGCGCATGGGACAACGCTAAGAAAATGGTTGAGGTCGACTTGAAACAAAAGGGCACAGAGCTGCATGCAGCGGCTGTCGTTGGGGACACTGTGGGCGATCCGTTTAAAGACACGGCAAGTGTGGCCTTGAATCCTATTATTAAGTTTACAACTCTCTTTGGACTTCTTGCTGTTGAAATCGCTGTCAAGATGAAGGGTGGCCATGGAAATGGATCTGAAGGAGTAGTCGGAGCTACTGAGGTTTCTATGAGTTCGTTGACCACGATGCCAACAATGATAGCCTTGACTTTTCTCGTCTGTGGGCTGTTTTTTGTTTGGCGTTCATTTTACGGTATGAGGATCAAAGGAAACTAG
- a CDS encoding SDR family NAD(P)-dependent oxidoreductase, with the protein MAKEIVLITGANRGIGKALAEKLAIIGYHVILTGRKLDVLEKIKKTIEAQSGSADILPLDVTNRQEIQRARDFISQKFKRLDCLINNAGILNESQMNIVDLTEESLYKSLQTNSVGPLILMQEFLDLLKMSKNPRIINISSGMGAISEMGSEYPAYRISKAVLNVMTILFHHEAIPFGIRVNAVCPGWVRTDMGGPSATRSLDEGIKGIVFLVQLPKDGPSGKSFRDGQVIPW; encoded by the coding sequence ATGGCCAAAGAAATCGTATTGATAACAGGGGCAAACCGAGGAATCGGCAAAGCACTTGCTGAAAAGTTAGCCATCATTGGCTATCACGTCATACTGACAGGCAGGAAACTCGATGTTCTGGAAAAAATTAAGAAAACCATTGAAGCTCAGTCTGGATCAGCCGACATTCTCCCTTTGGATGTTACCAACAGGCAAGAGATTCAAAGAGCTCGTGATTTCATCTCGCAAAAGTTCAAAAGGCTTGATTGCCTTATTAACAATGCCGGAATACTGAACGAATCCCAAATGAACATTGTCGACCTCACTGAAGAGAGCCTCTACAAGAGTTTACAAACGAATTCCGTGGGACCACTGATTCTCATGCAAGAATTTTTGGACCTATTAAAAATGAGTAAAAACCCCCGAATCATCAACATTAGTTCAGGAATGGGAGCTATAAGCGAGATGGGCTCTGAATATCCGGCCTATCGAATATCAAAAGCTGTCTTGAACGTAATGACAATTCTTTTTCATCACGAAGCAATCCCGTTTGGCATTAGAGTAAATGCTGTTTGTCCGGGATGGGTAAGGACTGATATGGGCGGTCCCTCCGCGACTAGATCTCTTGATGAAGGAATCAAAGGGATTGTCTTTCTCGTCCAATTGCCAAAAGATGGACCGAGCGGAAAATCGTTTAGAGATGGGCAGGTGATTCCCTGGTAA